The Canis aureus isolate CA01 chromosome X, VMU_Caureus_v.1.0, whole genome shotgun sequence region AATGACAGTGCCTAAGTCATAGAATGTCATTATTACCAAATGTTTCAACCctctaacatatagaataatctCAAAAAGTAGCTATTATAATTGACAAAAGTATTTCTGTACACATGTATtactaaaggaaatataaaatattggcCCCAGAAAAAATATAGTGATCATGTTGTTCAGTGCTTTTGATACTGGTTTTCTAAAAACTgaactttatatatgtatttttttctttttaaaacaaaatttacacAGAAGCCcggtcattaaaataaaaatgtcggggaatccctgtgtggctcagtggtttagcacctgccttcggcccagggcgtgattctggaatcccgggatcgagtgccacatcgggcttcctgcatggaccctgcttcttcctctgcctgtgtctctgcctctctctatgtctctcatgaatacataaataaaatcttaaaaaaaaaaataaaataaaaatatctttcactgCAAAATAGGAATggagactactttttttttacctccttctCTTGAACAGTTTCCCTTCTCCCTATCTACCCCTCACCCACTCCATGAAATACTGAACTTTGGTGGAACAGGTATGTTCAATGTCTTTGTGTCATTACACATAATCAGACCGGTGGCTTCCTTAAGGTCCTGGTTAGGGAAGTTCCAGGGCTATCAACTAATAATTCATGTTGAGTctactatgatttttttaatttccctcctAAAAATGGAAATCAGCAACTAAGTCTTGTTATTACTGATaaatatgcaaatcaaaatgatcTGATATCATAATGAAtattagaaattaattaattaactaaaagGAAAAGTCCTGCCCCCACTATAAGTGATATTTATAGGTATTTGAGCAACCTGTGGTGGTTGCAAGCTCAAACACTGTCTTGAAGTTGGAACAGTCACAACAGGGTGGTATGTGATACTTCCTGCATTGGGGTGCTCACATCCCCATCACCAAGTCAGTTCAAAAAGGAAGAGTAcaaggatgactgggtggctcagtggttgagcatctgcctttggctcaggccgtgatcctggattcctgggatggaatctcacatcggcctccttgcatggagcctgcttctcctccctctgcctgtgtctctgcctctctttctgtgtctctcatgaataaataaataaaatcttaaaaaaaaaaaaaagaatggtacaATCTCCTTAGGTTCTGAATCTAATCCACAAATCTCTGTACCATAGGCTAACCCTCTCTGTCAGCCAGTATCTGTTGGCAATGTAGGCTAGTGATCACAGTCACTCTCTGGTGGATGCCACAaactaagaaaacatgagaaacatGTCTGTGTTGGGGATACCATCTAGATGATTTTAGGAGACACGTCCACAGCTAATCCTTTATCTAAAGAGCAACTGAGGAAATTAGTACTAGGGTAGTTTCCTTGTTGTTCTTGCATGCTGCCTTCACTGCTTATTGGTACTTCTGGCCTGTCTCAGCTGTTCTATCATAATTCATTAACATTTGTGTAGCCTAGACCTCAATAGAGAGGATGGCCTGTATCAGAGGATGAAATATCTATTGCCAGCAGGAATCAAGACAGATCCCAGCCCTGATACACAGGCAAAAGTTCAGTGGATCACCAGAGTAGTCAAGACATGTAGTTTTCCCAGGATCCACTAGTAACATTATTGGAGGATGCAGGAGAGACAGCTAGCTATATCTGCTCTAACAACAGTACGTGCATGAATTCTACAGAAGGGTGGGTGTTTTTGCTCCTTTAAACCAGTAACCTCCCCACTCAGATAACCATATAATTTCTAGCTGTTAGTGGTGATTCAGAGATTTCCCAAGCCTATCCATGCATATTGTCCTGGATTCTCCATGCAGATTTCCCATTATCTCTTCTTCTGGTCTTTTATCCATCCTACACTGAACTCTTGATTCAGAATTTTGACTACCAGCCTGCTCTGGGATCTCTGGACTTGGATTTCCATGTAGTCTCTCTCATGAACCCTGGACATTGCTCTTTCTCTGGATCTTCATCCCTCATTAAAGGTAAGTATCTTGTCTGGCTCCATTTCCTGTCAACTGGTCATTTTCAATCCTTGCTTTTCAAATTAAGTACTtttgacatataaaataatacatgtgtGTTTATTAACATACATTGATTTGTGAGAATATGAATTGGCAGAGTATTTTGGGATGAAATTTTggcaatatttataaaaatttacaatCTCCTGGTACTCTCCACTTTAACCTAATTTCCACCTTCTACCACACCAATAAACTTTAGCCCAATAAATCATGTTCAAAGTATCTCAGTTCTAAAAGTCGTAGCAAGAAATGGGAAACAAATTATGTGCCCATTGGAAGGACATGGttgggagcgcctgggtggttcagtcagttaagcctctgattttggcttagatcataGTCTTGGGTTGAGCcatcatcaggcttcctgctcagcagcaagtctgcttttcccactctctctacccttcctcctgcttgtgttctctttgtctctctctcaaataagtgaatattttttaaaaagaaagacatggtTAAATTAGTCATGGCACATACATGCTATGGGGGCAGTTATAAAAGTAAAGTTGATCTATATGTGTTGTCATGGAAAGATCTTGCCTTCATGTTAAGAGTGAAAGACGTATGGTAGAATAATATGTATATCACAacccattatattttaaaatcatagataATTTTATAACACAGCTATGTATGAGAAAGCCTACAATTAACTTCAAAATAATATACTACATTAATCATGGCTATCTCTGACAATGTGGCTGAATTATGAAGACTATTATAAATATGGAGACTGTGATTTGTCGGTATTGTTAACATTTTTGCACCAAGAATATGCTCACTCTCAGCTTTGTCATTGAAACATTTAACTAAACATAGCAAGAGAAATAGCAGCTGTGTATGGATTAAAGTTTATGCTAGCTGATGGAAGAGACAATACCTGGAATCCGAATGGCTTACCATAACAAAAGTACATTTCTTGTGCACATAAAATCTGATTGACTTGGCAGGAAATGTTTGCTACCAGGTCACACAGAGATCTAAGCTGCTTCCATCCTGCTTCCATAACTCAACATAGGGTCCCCATGTTTGCTGCTGAATGGAAGAAAAGACATTATGGTGGCATCCTGGCTCTCAAATGCCTTGGCCTGTGACAAACATCATTTCCCTTCATATTTCAGTTGCAAGGGCTGGTCATAAGATCCTTTCTAACTATAAGTGAACTGAACAATGTAGTCTTCCCGTGTACCCAGGAAAGAAGACAAGTTGCAGATGAGCATTTGTAGTCTCGACCATAAACTCTTACATAGTAGGGGCCTAGCAAAGAGCAACCATTAGAATTTGTTACATCAACTACCCTCTTCATTTCCTAATAGAGTTTCTTAGGAGGCCAAGTGTTCCTGGCATTTCTCCAACTTTGTGAGACCTTACTAAGTAACAGGTGCTTCCCAATACAGAgtcacatatatttttcaaaaggacCTTGTCAATCTTTGCAGGAAGTGTTTGCCATCTTTCACTTTTGCAAAATAACTATTACACACTGTCCTTTTCAATAACAAATATGATCACAGTACACTGAGTTTTCTCCTTATTCTTGGTGCGTTGCCAAAACTTTACCTTATGATTCTCTGCTATTTATCGCCTGAATGAGTATGTCTAGACATCAGCACAAATGCAATTGTGTACACTGAAAACCAAAGTTTCTATCTCTTAGCTATCTATCCCTAtgatctatctatttatctatcatctatttatctctattatctattatctaaAGGTAATTCCAAGGAACCTATATTCTACCTCCTAGAAGTTCTCCAGAATTTACAGAAACTGAGACACTGTAGGTGTTTGCTTACTTAGTTATTTCaatagtctttcctcctcctATCACTTATAGAAAAcactttggttgttttttttttttttaagattttttaaatttatttattcagagagagagaggcagagggggagaaggaggctccatggcggaagcctgacgcgggactcgatgcagggtccccaggatcacaccctgggctgcaggcggcgctgaaccgctgtaCCATTGGGGCTGCTGAACACTTTGGTTTTTAACAACCAAGTTAAGCTCACTCTTTGGTTTATGAATCAAGGAGCCCTTTCAACCCCCTTACCATCACCCTTTAGCCCCATCTTGCCCTACATCCAAAtttaattgaaaactatcattGAAGAAATGGGAGTTTTTTCCCttattctcaaataataaatcccATTAAAATTCTACTACAAATATCAAAATCCCATTTCTTGCACATACAGCACCCCAACTAGTAGATTCTTTGCCAAATCAGACTATGCTCATCAGATCATTTGGAAATCATTTTGAGAATGTGAAATGATGATGACAATTTCATTGTTAAAATGACCCTttacatagaatggaatattgCTGGGTTCCATGGTGAGAGATGAGATTGCCAGGAAGCTCAAATACTCTAGGCCAGGGAAAGGGCAAATGATTCTGGGCTATGCAACTGGAAGTGGGCTGCAGACATCAGAGGAGGATCCAGTAAAGAGCTGGTCAACAGATTCAGGTTCCAATTTGGCCAAGACAATACCCTGGAGAACACCCAGGGAATGGTACTATAATGCACAAgtatggaaggaaaaataatttatcttctaCACCTCAGGTGCTTGTCTGAGAACCCCCCTGTAATAAAAAGAcatattaaaaggagaaaaatataattacatacatatacatatatgggaGCCCCATAAAGATGTGAGACTCAAAGAGGTGACCAAAGCAGAaagcttttataccttttagacAAATACTAACTCTGTGAAGAATTGACAGGGCAAAGGGGTTTGGGCTAAGGATAGTAAATGGTAAAGAATTAACAAGGTTTATTTATACAGCCTTCTTGGCCCCAAATTTCCTGTCTCTGGTGATAAAGATGCCTTCTACCCTCCTGGTACAGTGAGGGCATCTTTCACGTGGGATAGTTATCTcctatttttaaggaaatgaaggaaggttGGAGTGTACCTCCTGCACCAGCTGTTTCTCAAGtacttttaattcaaaataaccaGTATGCCCAAGTGGTATATTCTGGGGTGGTGTATCTTGAAGCCCCATACACAAAAGAGATGAAACTGGACAAAAAGTCTAGCCCCTGGGCAGTCAGCTCTTAAGGAACCCTGGGATCAAAGGCAGCAGGACCGGACCCTAGGTAAATGAAGCCCACAGACAATTCCCAAATTGTATTTGATtatcattttcatctttcttctttatatatgtttttagtaCTTTGGATTCAAGGTCTTTTTATCCTAACAGGCAACATGGAGtagtgagaaaagaaatgaatctagAGACAAAATATGGGCCTCCGGCTGGAGGAATGAAACAACATAGGCTCTAAAAGAATTCAGACCACAAGTTTAGCCTCAGCTCTGTCATGTACCAGACCTGTGGACTTGGACACATTGTCAAGATTTGTGAGTCTTAGGCTCTTCATCTAAAGGGTGAGTCTGATAAGCCTTGTCATATTGGACTGTTTAAAAAAGTGCAATAggggcgcctagctggctcaatCGGTGGTGCgtgtgacttgatctcagagttatgagtttgagccccacattgggtgtagagatgacttaaataaataaagtaccaacaggatatttctaaaagaaaaaaagagtataataAATGTAAGGCACCTGttacagtgcctggcataacTTACGTCTTTAATGAATGACAGTTGTTACTGTCATTATTTTGACCACTGACCCAACCAACCTCACCTACATGATATCTAAAAATACAGTATGTCTCAAAGAAGACAAAGTACAACGGCCATGGAATATCAGATCAACCAAAATGCTGCTTAGCAAGTAAATCTCAGTAAATATATCCCCTCTGAGGTTGTGTTCTTTAATAAGAGggaatttctggggcacctgcatggctcagtcagttgagtgtccaactcttggttttggcacaggtcGTAGGGTTGAGCTCCAggtcaggctctttgctcagcatggagtctgcttgggattctttcccttcttcccttccctcctgctcctcccctcccccttaaataaataaataaataaataaataaataaataaataaataaaatcttaaaaagaaatagggaaTTTCTTCTCCACCTGGATGCAAttcaaaatttttagaatttgtgACAAGGACCATTACTTGCCTCCTTAGCTTCTGTTCCATTCAAATCACCGCTACTCTCATTAATTTCCACActcataaaaatataagtatttcttAGACTATGCCAAATTACATTGAAAGTAGCTTATTTAAAATATGCCTTAAGTGGAGTAGTCTCTGGCTTTCCCAGGCCAAGGCAGCAAAAGTCAAACCAATGGCTTCTTGGCATCTCTTCTCAATAAAGTATCACTGTTATCTCTGAAAACTCTTTAAAGACTATGTgtataagaatttatttatgaattatgtTCAATGGCACAGGGATAATGTCACAAAACAATTTCCATTCCTGTTCCAATggagatttctctctttttagacCATGCCCCCTAAGTTACTACAAAGAACAGTTTTCCACTCCAAGTTTTTGGGTCTGAACTCTGAGACACACTATCTGAAGGTCTGATGGCTGATCACCACCCCCTCAGGCTCAGCTTGCCCTAAATCTAAAATTAAGTTAAAGATTAACACTCACTACAGGAATTCCAGCTTCCTCAACCCCAAACCTCATTGTCCCAGGGCATTTAGGTTTGACAGTCTCATATGGAACACCTCCACATATCTGCTAACTCCTTCTTTTACTTGCCTCTTAGATATTAGAAGGTATCCCACTATAATTATAGGATTCCTGATCCTAGAAGTAAAAATTATAAGTGCAGTTTGTAGGTATTGTTAATGCTATAATCTCCAAGACTAATGCAGTGATTACTAAAGAGCAAATGTTCAATGAAGGTGTGGGGAATAAAAGGAACAATGAGGATGGGGTCTAATTTTAttgaggtttatttttaatatatccatAAGCAAGTTAAGCatatataattgaattttataaaacaaatatgtaaaaggTATAAGATAGCCATAAGATTGACAATCTTTTGTTCTGTATTTCTTGAATCcaaccatctttttttcttttaaatatttatttatttattcatgagagacacagagagagagaggcagagacagaggcagagggagaagcaggcccccctgcagggagcccaatgcggaactcatcccagatcccaggatcacaccctgagccaaaggcagacgctcaaccactgagccacccaggcatcctgaaccCAACCACCTTAAAGCTGACCACTCTCACATTTCCAGTAAATATCTATAGGAATTCCATGTTATGTTATTTCAGATGACAAAATAAGATGGtttcacattttaacaaaataaaaaaagctctTACTATTAAATCTCATTATAACATTAAATGTATGACTATTATCTTTAATAAACTTGGAGATTTTGAAGCTAACTGAATCTATatcaaaagaaacaatatttcgacaaatacatatattaaaaaagaataaattttcaaGTTACACGTAGAACATAGGAACACATAGACATATATACTGTATTCCTTTCAGCCCAACCTCAGACCTAAATTCTATGAACACTAACTGACCTTTTTCAAACACAAAGTGAAGAACCTGCCTCAGTCTTCACTAGGAGCAAGAGAAATCGCTGGATTTGGCACTAGAATTTCAGTGGCCACTGAAGTAGAGACAGATCATGCAGAAATCCTGACCTgggctctttctttcttcttcatcttgTAAAGCCTCCTCATACTGAGATGGGAAAGAACTCGGGTCAGTCCTATGAACCTTGGCCAGAAACTCCAGGACTTTCATCTTGGTGGTTTCAGCGTGGGCTCTCGGACCCCACAGGAATTCAAACTGTACAGGATCACTGTTGGCCAACTGCCGGTACTCCAGGTACTTTTCCTTCACCAACTCTATGGTCATGAGTTTCTTGGGCTCCCCAAAGATGATGTGCTTCCTCCCAGACAATATCCCCGTCAAGTTCAGAACTTCCTAGACTTCCTCTTCAGTGGCAATGTTGCCCTTCATGAAGATCACACCCAGGATAAGTATCAGGATGCTGGTCTTGGGCATGCCCTCTTCACCTTTCATCACCCCATCATAGGTGAGGCCCAATTTGATGAAGAGGCTATAGCAGTGGTTGGTGGTATCCACTCTCTTCACATCAAGGCCAAAGACCATCTCCATATGCTCAGAGGCTCTCAGGAAGATCTCAG contains the following coding sequences:
- the MAGEB16 gene encoding LOW QUALITY PROTEIN: melanoma-associated antigen B16 (The sequence of the model RefSeq protein was modified relative to this genomic sequence to represent the inferred CDS: substituted 2 bases at 2 genomic stop codons); its protein translation is MPQCQKNPQCLXDQRFQTCSEIQDMEVVQVSKALEETGLSSHPLMPGNSKEASDAGVPSTTESPQSVCSSPIAVTTTSSNELNEGSSSQEEEDTTSWAGPDPKNVPIDALDKKVNSLVNFMLFEYQIKEPMTKADMKIVIKEQEDHFTEIFLRASEHMEMVFGLDVKRVDTTNHCYSLFIKLGLTYDGVMKGEEGMPKTSILILILGVIFMKGNIATEEEVXEVLNLTGILSGRKHIIFGEPKKLMTIELVKEKYLEYRQLANSDPVQFEFLWGPRAHAETTKMKVLEFLAKVHRTDPSSFPSQYEEALQDEEERKSPGQDFCMICLYFSGH